The DNA region CCAAAGAATTGTAGATAATTGTTAAATTCCATAGTTTCCGAAGAGGTACCCCTTGCTCGTTGTGCATTTTCATTCCAATTAGCTGGTTTTATGACCTTGCCGGTGCTTATGGTAATTCTTTTACCGTGACAATACAAATAGAGCATTACTGTTGAACGTCCTTGCTTGTTGAGTTTATTGCTGAGATAAAAACGAGGTTCCATGGCGATTATTTTTTACTTACAATTACTTACAGTATTTTGGATATTTACTTACAATAAAGATAATCTATTTTCACAAAATATATTATAACTATTTGGTAAATAATTAATTATATTGATATCTGTTAAAGTGTATTAAACTCAATTTATGCTAAATAAGTCCCAGCGGGATCACAGAAAGCAGTAGAACAAAGTTAAACTGATTTCAATAAAATTAAAAAAGCCGTGTAAATCAATAGATTACACGGCTTTCTTGTTAAGTGTCGTTAAGTTAAATATTTAAATAATTAAGAACTCCAAGGTGAGCAGATAGGTTAGCAACATTTTGTCTAACTTGTGCTAACCTTTGAAAAGCCGAAATGCTTATCCACATTACGTTTCACAAGGTTAAGACAGTAATAAAAATAGTAATGTTTTTCTGTTTTAGCCACAAAAAAAAATGTTGGTTATGGCAAAACTTAATCCCACTTTATCCATCTTATTTTGGCTTAATCGCCAAAGAAGTAAAAACGAAACTTTTCCAATTTACGCCCGTATTACACTGAATGGGAAGCGGATGGAATTATCCACTCATTTGTATCTAAATCCATCTCAATGGGACCAAAAGAATCAGCGTGTGAAAGGGGCTGGAGAACAATCTCGTAAAATCAATATTTCTCTTACGCAAATTTCAGGTTCCTTGCAGGGATTATATACAAAATTATCTCTACTAGAAAGTCCGATATCATTAGAAATATTGAAAAATACCTATTTGGGGAAAAAGGTTAATCAAAAAAGTTTGCTGGAAGTCTTTGCTTTGCATAATCAAAGATTCTTCGCAAAAGTCGCATCTGGTCGCAACAGTGATCGTACCTACAAAAGATATGAAATAACAAAAGAGAAAGTTTCTACATTCCTAAATGAACAGTATAAGTTAGACGATCTACCGTTGTCTCAAATACAGTTTGGCTTAGCATCTGATTTCGAACATTACCTGTGTAACGTGACCAAGATTGGTTCCAATACAGCCATGAAATACATCAAAATCACAAAACAGGTTTTGAAGTTCGCTGTAGATCAAGGATGGATACCCTATAATCCAATTGGAGGATTTAAGTGCAACTATGAAAATCCACAAAGGGAAATTCTAACTATGGAAGAAATTGAAAGAATTTATAATAAATCTTTACTACCTAGATTGGCGCAAGTGAGGGATGTATATATATTTTGTTGTTTTACCGGATTAGCATTTACGGATGTAATGCAGCTTACGGCTAGCAATATTATAACTGGCATGGATGGCGAAAAATGGATTATAACAGATCGTCAAAAAACAGGAACATTGGAAGAAGTTCCGCTTTTACCTGTTGCTCTTGAAATTTTGGAGAAGTATAGCTGTAATATAGTATTACAGAAAAAGAAACAATTACTTCCTTTATGTAGCAATCAACGCTTTAATGGTTATTTACAGGAAATTGCAGATATCTGTGGCATAGATAAACATCTTACATCTCATACGGCAAGACATACTTTTGCAACTACCGTTACACTCGAAAATGATGTACCAATTGAAACAGTTAGCCGAATGTTGGGACATAAAAGCATTCGGACTACTCAAATTTATGCGAAAATAACCCGAAAGAAGATTAGCAACAATATGCGCACTTTAAAAGACAAACTTAAAATGGGTAGTGAAGCACACTAAGTATAAATTAAACGTATATAGTAATTATAAACATGTATTTATTTAGTTTTAAAAGGACTAAATAGGCTAGGCTCTGTATACTATAAAAATAAAATGGTACTATGAAAGTGCCATTTTGATAGGATATTTAAAGACATAGAAAAGTTATAAACTAATCCAAATAGCAAGTTGAGTAAAGAATTAAAAGAACTATACTAGATAACTACTTATCATTGTACTTCCTAATTGGATAACAGAATGATAATATAATTATTTTTTGAGATAATCATTTAAGAGTCTGATTAAATGGATTTGTTAACTTATTTCATGCTTCGTTTTTGGTAGTTTATCGCAAATATAAATATGGAAGTTATTGCCCCAATAATAGCTGATGTTAAAAATGCATATTGTATATGAGTAAATAGTTCTGTAAAAAATGAGGACAAGAATTGCCCCCCAAAAATTCCCATAGAATAATATCCTAGATTTTTTCCTCTTTCTTCTGAACTGCTACTCTGAACCATCCAATGATTTAATAACGGAACGGTCATTCCAAATCCAATTCCCATGCTAATCGCGCCACAAAATAATAAAGGTACATTTGAAGCCACATAAAAAAGTAAAAGTCCAATCATAAAAAAAAGAAAACCTGTACCAATTGTGGGCTCTGTACCAATTTTAAAAACAAATTTTGGCATCTGACTTGCACATATCACGGCAACCAATGATATGAAAGCCATAAAGTAACCCGTTTGTGATTCCGAAAACTTAAACATCTCTGGAAGCAATAAGGGTAAACCAACAAATGCTGTAAAAAACAAGATCATCGATACTAAAGAACATAAGACTATAATGCATACAATGCTTGTTTTCTTTGTATTTGTTTTATTGACATTTAAGTCATGGCTTGTTTTAGGAATTATAGTTATTTGCGGAATAGATATTTTTTGCAATATCAAACAAATAAAAGCAATAAGATAAATTGCGAAGGGGTAAAACCAGTCCATTCCACCCAATATACCTCCAACACTAAGAAAAACAACGCCGCCTAATCTATAGCCATGCCTTGCCATGCTATCATTTTCATTCTCTTTTCCCCTTGAAAAAGTTCAGCTATCAATACAGTCCCTGATGCCTGTATTGCTGCTGTAGCTCCACCTAGTAAAATACGATCAATAACAACCAATGATGGGTATTTTAAAAATGCACCTCCAAAACCAAATATTGCATAAGGTATCAAACCTAAAATCATCATATTATATGCACCTTTTCGATCTATTAATCGCCCCATTACAGGTGCAAATAATACCACTCCCAATGATGGCAAAGTGACAAGCCATCCTGGACTTTTTGAAAATCCAAGTTGCGCGGCTATTTGGTATAATGATGGAGCTATTACAGTACCAACCATAATTGTTAAGCTACTGATAAGAAGAATCGTAAAGATTCCAGTATTAGACACTTTTAAATTTTGCATATTTAAAATTTTATGCAAAGGTCATTATATAACCTTATCCTATTGTTATCTTATTTCCCAAATAGCTAGTACAATTTGGAAATTTAATAAACTGGGTATAGTTTTAGATAAATAATTTGAATTAAATGAAATTTCAAAATATCAAATCGACTAACTATAGTCACCTTTTAGATCCTTCTAAGTTTGTGGTTTCAGAATTAACCCAAAATCATAATAATAAAATATTTAAAACGAATCAAGTTCTATTGTTTAAGATGTTTTGGTATCATGAGAATATTAATAGAAATGAGGATGCCTCCCGACTTAATACTATATTATTCGTACCTCCTTCACAAACGTTAAACAAATCTATTTTTTATGAGGAAGGGTTTATTATCGCATTTGACAGAGAATATCTTCAAGAAGACGATAAAGAATTTTCAATAGATGTCTTCAATCTCTTTAATTCAGATGAACAAAATCGAAAACTAATTATATCAAAAGAGGTTGAAGATAATCTAAATCATGTTATGCAATTAATGAGATTTGAGGTAGATAATGAGTTTGGAAGTTTTTTAGTATTAAAACCACTCGTTAAGGTCTTTCTATTGCAGTTAATACGATTGTCTCAAAACAAGTTTTTAAAACAGGACGTTCATCAGAAAAGAATTTATCAGTTTTTAATGTTATTGGAAGAGAATTTTATAACTCAAAGGAAATGCAGTTTTTATGCCAACCACTTAGGTTTAAGTGCTAAAAGATTAAATCAGATATTAAACACTAAAATGAATACAACTGTCACTCAACAGATTCATTCAAGGCTGTTACTAGAAGCGAAAAGAATGTTGGTAGAAAGTGAATTGACAATCAAGGAAATTGCGTACAATCTTCAATTTAATGATCATTCTTATTTTAGCCGATTTTTTAAAAAAAATAGTGGCTTTACTCCAGAAGAATATAAAAAGCATAATTAATTATGTTAACAATGAGTCTTTTACTACTTTATTTTGTATATTGATTCTAGATTCCATCATGTTAAAGGTATTTCAATATTATTATCAGTTGAGTTTATCTTAGCTTAAATGCATAATAGCTTAATTTTAATTTCTACTAACGTGGCGAAGTCTACAAATTGTTCTTTTGTAAACATAAAAATTTAGAATAGAGTTTGCGGCGTGGTTAGATATGGATAAAATAGACTTTTTAACATTTTACAGTGTTCTCTTACGGCTTCCTTTCCTTCTTTTCGAAAACTTGCTTCATTATAAGCTATCCAAAAATCACCTACAATAAAAATCTGACGTACTAAATATAAAAATTGCTTCTCTGGTATATCTTTTCGGAATATTTTTTTCTGAACAAGCTGTAGGAAAATTTCTAAAAATTCAACTTTCCTACGCTTATTTATGTCAATGTAAGCACTTCGTATCTTTTGATTTTTTTGGGATAGAGATTGAAAATTTAAAGGAACAAATTTGTACTTATGTACTAGAACAACGGAATCTACAATAAATTGATTTAGAGAATCCAGTGAAAAATGGTGCTGATTTTGCAACGTTGCCATTAGCGTATCAAATTCTTTCTCAAATGCATGAAAGAGCTGTATTAAAATGTCTTCTGTGTGTTTAAAATGGTAGTGTAAATTCCCTGCGCTAATAGCTATATCCTTAGCAATATCTCTAGTTGTGATGTTGTCAATACCGTACTTGTTATATAAAAATCGCGCACTCTCTAATATTTTTTCTTTTGTAGACACATCCAAAATTAGAACAAATGTTCTAATTTTGTAAAAATTATTATATTCGAATATTATGAAAAACGAAAAAAGTCGACTTAAAAATTATTTCAAAGATTTATATAAAAATTTTAGAGAGTCTGTACTTCCGTTAAATGAAAAGGATTCTACAATAAAAAAATATTCTAAAAATATCGGAGCATCTGCAATATTGGTGCTTGCAGTAGTCGTATTTTCTGTTGTAGTGCTTGCTATAAGTTTCGTTTTATGAAAATAAGGCTATGTGATAAATATTTTAGAATGTATGTATTAAGTTGGTCTTGTGTACATATACTCAGATTTTTAAAGTTCCCTATTCCAATTCTGAATAACTGGTTGACTGATTTTTTCTTTATTCCTTTTATATTTCACTTATCCTATTATTTACATAATCTATGTTCTAAATGTAATTTTTACATCTATCCCAAGAGAATAATTTTACTTATTGCATTGATATGCGGTATTTTATTTGAATTCATATTACCATGTTTTAATTCAAATTATACTGCGGATATATTTGACATAATTTTCTATTTTTTGGGAGCTCTATTTTATAATTTTATTCATCAGAATTACTATATAAATAAGTATTCTTAATTAACTTTTGACCATTCAGATAATATTGATTTTTAGATTGTTTAAGTTTCGTTTAAACACCGTTTTGTTTAAGAATGGAACGAAAGTTCGGTATTCTAGTTTTGAAACCATTAAAAAATTTAGTAAAATGTCATTGGTATATGATCTGTTTGAAGTATCTTTTTTTATTTTTCCTAAATGCACAATAGGTTAATAATAGTTTTTTAAGGCAGCTAATTACAACAAGGTGCAGAAATCTGTGGAGTAAAAAGTATTTAGTTTTTAAAGGACTAAATAGGCTTGGCTCTGTATACTATAAAAACAAAATGGTACTATAAGTACCATTTTGTTTGATTTTTTAAATCTACAAAAAATCCTACTAGCTTATTACTAAGATCAATGTATTATTTCTTAGTTTTTTTCTTTGGCTTTACATTCAAAGCTTCACTGACGGCTTTGCCAGCTTTAAATTTAGCCACTTTACTAGCTTTTATTTTGATAGTCTCACCAGTTTGAGGGTTGCGACCATCGCGTGCTGAACGCTCAGATACACTAAAAGTACCAAAGCCAATTAATGTAATAGAATCACCACCAGCCAATGTTTCGGTTACTGATTGGGTAAATGCATCTAATACTTTAGCCGCATCAGTTTTAGTTGTACCTGATTTAGAAGCCAAAAGATCAATTAATTCAGATTTGTTCATGAGGATATGAGTTTTAAAATTTCTATTTAGAATTTGAATTTACACAAACAGTGCCAATATCCAAACACATCTGTCTCCCTTTCATAATTCATCCAAACACGAATCCTTCTAATGTAAAGGTTGAAAATCGGCATTTCTAAAACAAACCAAAATTTCGGGACCTGAATTAATGCCTAGACAAAATTGGAATGTATCAAAGACAATGACAAGATTAGCAATGTTTTTTTTAATAACTAGTACATAATAGTCAAAAGAAGTACAGATAGAATGGAAGATGCTCCATCATTCAAATCTATTAGTTAATATGCGTAAATTAGAGAATCAATCAATTATCCCAATCATGACACTTATCCCTAATTTTTCAGGCAGCTTGTTTTGGCGTACCATGAAGGCGTCCTTATTTGGCAGAACAGAAACCTCTAATCAACCTGGGAACTTCAAATCCTATTTCCAGTATCAAATAGGAAAGAATAGTACCGGATATGATTTGTTCTTTTCCAAGGAGCCTAATGCGCAGCAGTATTACAACGAAGCATTTGGTAAGATGGCAGGCTACTTACCCATTGAGATGTCTGATTTTCTTTCGTACCATTATCAGGCGTACACCAACAATGAAGAATTTTTACATTTCCTGACATTAGAATTAGCACACAGAATAAGAAATGCAGGTTCTCAAGCATACAGAAAGAAACTCGAAATAGCTGTCGATTGGCTAAATACACAAAAAGATACACGTTTGGAGGTAAACAGAAATGCTATGAGAGTGTCTGTAAGAGCAGATTTGGATACGGTTTTAGCTCAAAGCGAAAAAGAGGCTCTATCTGCAGAGAGGATGGAGGAAATTGTTGGAAATCTAGCTATCCGAATGGAAGATAGAATGAATAGCGTCATAGATTCCGCAGAAAACGAAATACAACAAATAACCAGTGGACTTAGCACAGGAAATATCCAATTGTCCAATCGAGAACACGAAGGTCTTATAATACGATTTTTTATCCTCTTACAACAAGTACAAGCTCCAAGTTCTAACAATAATGAATCTATAAAATATTTGTTTGCTAATTTTTCTAAAACAGATTTAGCAGCTTTTTTACGAATGCACTTTGAAGCCTTTCGAAGCTACAAGACGAGCACGCTCCAAAAGATGATTACCTCACAACAAGAGCGAATCAAACCTCAACACGAAAAGGTGAAACAATTGGAAGAGGCTATGGTTAATTTTTTTTATTGAGTATTGGCAAGAAGTATACTATTATGGAAATATAAATCATTATAAAATAGTTAGTTCAAGTTCGTTTTTACATAAGAGAAGTTAGCTAGCTATGGAAATCAGTAGATAAATGTTTAATTTTGAATAGGTAGAAACAAAATATAATCATTAAATATTAATTTATGGAAGAAACGTTAAAAGATTTAAAAGACGAAGAATTGGTTTCCTTTGGAACTATGGATAAGTCCCCTTCGAATATGTCTGAAAAGGAATATGAAGAATGGAAGATAAAAAGTAAAGACTTTGTGCGTGAATATCTCTTTTCTATTAATCAACCACTCGTCTATGAAAAGGACGGCGTGATGGTTGCAGAGTATAAAAATGGAAAAGTTGTAAATATATAGCTTATATGGCCAGAATTTACATTATCGCAGGTGCTCCTGGTGCGGGAAAAAGTACATCTGGTAGACTCTTCATACCCAAGGGATTGGAAATTCTGGACTCTGATGATATGTCCCTAAAGTATAAAATAGCTGGCTATACAGATTTCAAAGAAATGGGGCAGCTTAAATTCAATCGGATATTTAACAATCGACTTTTCTCAAATGCGAATTTTGCCATAGAACTTAATCTAGGGTTTGAACACCATTACAATTATGTAAAAAGAATTAAACAGGTCAATTCTGAAAATGAAATAATAGTTGTACTGTTCCATACTGATGATGTAAATCTTTGTCTGGATAGGGCAAAAATGAGAGCGGAAAATGGCAGACATTTCGTAGCTCCAGATGTTATACAAAGTATGTATGATAATATATTTCCTCTATTCAATAAATATAAAGATCGCTTTAGTGGTCTTATTGCTGTGAATGTAGAAAAAACGGGTAATACATATATTAGCATGGAGTATGACTTCAAAAACAAAAAAGCATTGCCAACACTACCTCTTCCAGATTGGGTTAAAAGAGAATTTAAAGAACTCATTCGGGATTTGAGTCCCCAAATAAAAAGATTACCACGCCGTAATCCACTACCTCCCCCTGACGACCCCGATGAACCTAAAAAAAGTAGAGGTTTTAGACGCTAAGCTGTTCTTTTCATAAGTTCTAACTGTAATACTAATAGCATATCAACTTCGATATTATTTGTCCTATAGACTAAATAAACAACGCTCATAACTTGAGTTCCAAAATATGTTCTGTATTTGAATAATAACATTACTGTTTATCCCAATTTTTTCATTCCTATGAATTAGCTGTAATTTTCTTATAGTAATATGCTGAACAATTTTTCTATTCTGTTTTTTGTTTCACTAAGCTAAGAAGGTTTGTATCAAGAATGCTGGCAGCTTTCGACGGCATATGCTCACTGTGTTCCGCTATTCCACGTTCTACCAGCCTTCTTGCAAACCTTCTTATGACGCTGTTACACAAAAACAGTATAAAAATGAAAAAGTACAGCACCATCCAAGAATTAGAAAATGAACAATCTCATTGGTCAGAACTACAAGAAGTGAAGTTGTCCTATCGTAATAAACTCAAAGCATCTCAAAGACCCAAAATCAATCAGTCTGAAGATGCTTTGACCCTGTTTAGATCCGTATGGAACGAAAATGAAATGGAACTTGTAGAATCCTTTAAAATGCTTTTAATGAATAATGCCAATAGAGTGCTTGGTGTATACCATAGTTCTACTGGAGGTTCTACAGGAACTATAGTTGATATTCGCATCTTACTTACGGTAGCTTTAAAATGTAATTCCTGTAAATTGATTGTTGCGCATAACCATCCGAGTGGGAACCTTACTCCAAGCCAAGCCGATCTGAAAATGACAGAAAAATTAAAGGAGGCTGCAAAATTGATGGACATTACTTTGTTAGATCATTTGATTCTTACCACTGATAGTTATCAATCTTTTGCCGATGAAGGACTCTTATAAGTCCTTCATTTGATTTTTATAACTGTTTTGATGTTGCGTTTTTACTATTCAAAATAGAATTGCTATTCAAATGGAGTATTCGGATAAAATATAGTTATATACTTTTTTACAAATCTTAAACTTTACATTATTCTAAGTTATTGAAAGTCTAACTTCTATTATCTACGCCGCATCTATCCTTGTTTGAAAGTGTTGAACCTGCCATATTGCAGTCCTAAACACAGAACAATATGGAAAAATTATTCATCCCCACAGAAGAAGACTTTCGACGTTGGATTGCAGAAGCATTGGAAAGCTCCTTGCGAAAACTTCCACAAATATTAAAAACGCCCATGAATGAACCAGAAAAACTACTCAATCGCAAAGAGGTGGCAGGTATTTTTCAAATCTCTTTGGTGACACTACACCAATGGATGCATCAGGGCTTGCCTTTTCACAAACAAGGCGGAAGAGTTTACTTTCTGCGCTCAGAAGTGATGCATTATTTGAAAGATAAAAATCCCAAACAATTGCAAAATCGCATTGCTTAACTTTTCAAAACCAAATATTATGGCAGATATTAAAAGAAGAATTCTGGGCTTTAGTACCGGAAAACAAATCAAACTTTATGGCAATAGTCTTTCCATCGGCAACGACCTACAAATTGGAGAAGGTGGTGCTCCCAATCTGTTATCCTATCAGGAAACTATCATGAATAAAAATCTTTCCTCCAACAAAGAAGAAGAATTCAAATCAGAGGTTAAGAAAAAAGCTTTGGTGATCAATAGTAATAACTTTTCCAAAGAAGAAATCTTTGAACTGGCAGATTATGCCATTAGTTTGTGGATGGAACTCAAAGACAGTATCCGAAGATATGGGTTGGATAATCCCAAAATATTCAAGAAAGATAGTTGAATTACTTGAGTGTATTTAAGTTTCATTGGGCGGGTGAAAAGAAAAAGAAATTTCAAATTTATACTTTTCATTTTATTGAATCTTGTTGTAAGGTGATAGTTGCTCTTTTACAAACATCCTGATACTATCATCTTAAACTTTTGCACTAATATGTTTTAAAGATTTTATAGGGGACAAAAAAGTAGAAAATCAATTCTCTTCAAATTCAACTAGCAAAATAAATGGCGGGCATACGCCTATAAGTAAAATCGTTTCTGGCAATATCCATTGCATTTCTTCCTATCAAGAGAGATTGGTAAGCTATTGACATCGTTCGTTCGATGAGCCAGATGTACTGTTGTATGACAACAGACCTGGCTCACTCGCTGCCATAGTTGCGAGAAGACTATAAAAAGGCTCGAAACTCGCCTGTTTTTCATTTTCAATAAATTTAATTAATCACTTATGGAAGCTCATAATCCAAACCGAATCCACCGGATAAATTTTCGATTGACAGAAGCAGAACACCAAAAGATATTAGCCTCCTGGCAAAAAAGCTCCGACCATAAACTCAGCGATTATGGAAGAAAACTATTGTTGGGCAAACCCGTGACCTTTTTTATACGGGATCGATCATTGGATCTTTTCACCGCAGAAATGGCCAGACTCCGAAAAGAACTGAAAGCTCTTGGCAATAATTTCAACCAGATCGTCCGACGCATCAACGGGCTGAAAGAATTACCCAGATATGAATTTTGGTTACAGGATGCCAAGAGAAAACAGGAAATACTATTGGAAATTACCAAAGACATTCAGCAACAAATCAATAAAAATGCTTCGATATGGTATCAAAGATCATCACAGGAAAAAGCATCCGAGGAGCCTTAAACTACAATGAAAAGAAAGTTAAGGAAGCAGAGGCTTTTCCTTTGGACTGTAATGGTTATTCAAAATCGATTTTTCAACTTTCCTTTTCCGAGAAATTGTTGACACTGGAAAGGCAGGTAGCACTCAATGAACGGATAAAAACCAATTGCCTGCATATCAGTCTGAACTTTGATCCATCAGAAAAACTATCCCCACAAAAACTGGCAGAAGTAACTTCTTTTTATATGGAAGAATTGGGATTTGGAGAACAACCGTACCTCGTCTATCAACATATAGATGTCGGTCATCCACATGTCCACATTATAACCACCAATGTTCAAGAAGATGGAACTGCGATTTCTTTACACAATATTGGGAGAATCAAAAGTGAAGTCGCCAGAAAGAAAACCGAACTAGAGTTTGGATTGGTCAAAGCAGAAGATCACAAAAACAAAAAGGAAGAACAGCGTATAAAACCTGTAGTTGCCCAAAAAGTAATCTATGGCAAAGGAGAAACAAAAGCGGCTATTGCAAATGTAGTAAAGTCAGTTATGAGAGATTACCGCTTTACTTCACTGGCAGGATTCAATGCCGTACTCAAAGGATATAATGTGCAAGCTTACCGGGGAGAACCGAGAACGACTATGTTTGAGAAAGGTGGATTAGCCTATAGTGTACTGGATAGAAATGGAAAGCGTATTGGTGTTCCTGTGAAAGCAAGTGATCTTTCCGCAAGACCAACATTAAAGAATTTGGAAAAAGTATTTCAGCAGAAAAAAGATTTTACCGGACATTACTACCGAAAAATAAGGGAGGCTATTGACAAAGCAATAAGTAGCAACCTACCGAATTTAAAGGCATTAGAATCTGAATTAAAAAAGGAACAAATAGAAATGGTCATTTATCAAAATAAACAAATGGTCTACGGTATTGCTTTTACAGACCATACCTCAAAAGTGGTGGTCAATGGAAGTGAACTGGGTAGAAACTATTCCGCCAAGAGAATACAAGAACAATTAGGGATTAGAGGGTTGCTGGAAAGAAAACAAAACATGTTGGATCAAGAAAGATTATCTGCATATGCAAAGGGCATTCTGACTCAAGGCAATGCTGCAAATGCGCTATCCTATATCTATAGTAATGGTTTAAAATTGGAGGCATCCAACGGAAAATATCAAAACCTTGATTATCGGCTTTCATTTCAGGATCAAAAAGGTAATTCTTCCATTGGTTTATATGGGAAAACAAGAACCTATCTTGAAGAGCGTAACATCACGCCCGAACTATGTGCGCATCTGAATAATCATGTACAAGATAATGGAATAAAACTAATACAAGATTACATTCATGGGTTATTTGCTCAACAATTTGAAACTTTATTCGGACATATCATACAAGATAAAAAGAAATCTAAACGGCGGATTAATTGGTAAATAAGCGATTTTCAGATTTGAGAAGTATATTATTATTTCTGTTCAAGACACTGTGTTTTTGTCTGTACAAAATTGTAATATGAGGAACTATAGGATCGCAAGGTGTTTACAAGTTGGGAAGTTAAAGATTGTTAAAAAGAAATAAGCAAGGAGATTTCCTGGATTAAGTATGAAATTAAAGGAAAATTTTCCAAATAATATCTAAAAATATATATGTTAATTTTATTGTAAAATATATTAATATTGACCCTTATTTGACTAAAAAATTAGTACCTTGTAAGATTAAAACATTGATGAGTTTGTTATATGATTTTATTGTAAAAGACTTATATGAAAGACCTATTTAATAACTTAATTAGTCCGACTTCCAATATAGCGAATATCACTTACATTTTTTGCCACGAGTTAAAAGTTACAATTACAAAAACGACTCTTCAAAAAGAGTTGGAGGTGGGCTTGCAGAACCAACGTGTCCTGAAAACACTGTTGCGTGCACCTGCCGTGATGCAGGTGGAAATGTAAATATAGCGTTTGATGTGAATGCTTCTAGTGCAGTACAAGCGGCCGCAATTGCGAA from Rhizosphaericola mali includes:
- a CDS encoding site-specific integrase, yielding MAKLNPTLSILFWLNRQRSKNETFPIYARITLNGKRMELSTHLYLNPSQWDQKNQRVKGAGEQSRKINISLTQISGSLQGLYTKLSLLESPISLEILKNTYLGKKVNQKSLLEVFALHNQRFFAKVASGRNSDRTYKRYEITKEKVSTFLNEQYKLDDLPLSQIQFGLASDFEHYLCNVTKIGSNTAMKYIKITKQVLKFAVDQGWIPYNPIGGFKCNYENPQREILTMEEIERIYNKSLLPRLAQVRDVYIFCCFTGLAFTDVMQLTASNIITGMDGEKWIITDRQKTGTLEEVPLLPVALEILEKYSCNIVLQKKKQLLPLCSNQRFNGYLQEIADICGIDKHLTSHTARHTFATTVTLENDVPIETVSRMLGHKSIRTTQIYAKITRKKISNNMRTLKDKLKMGSEAH
- a CDS encoding MFS transporter; translated protein: MARHGYRLGGVVFLSVGGILGGMDWFYPFAIYLIAFICLILQKISIPQITIIPKTSHDLNVNKTNTKKTSIVCIIVLCSLVSMILFFTAFVGLPLLLPEMFKFSESQTGYFMAFISLVAVICASQMPKFVFKIGTEPTIGTGFLFFMIGLLLFYVASNVPLLFCGAISMGIGFGMTVPLLNHWMVQSSSSEERGKNLGYYSMGIFGGQFLSSFFTELFTHIQYAFLTSAIIGAITSIFIFAINYQKRSMK
- a CDS encoding MFS transporter; amino-acid sequence: MSNTGIFTILLISSLTIMVGTVIAPSLYQIAAQLGFSKSPGWLVTLPSLGVVLFAPVMGRLIDRKGAYNMMILGLIPYAIFGFGGAFLKYPSLVVIDRILLGGATAAIQASGTVLIAELFQGEKRMKMIAWQGMAID
- a CDS encoding helix-turn-helix domain-containing protein, whose product is MKFQNIKSTNYSHLLDPSKFVVSELTQNHNNKIFKTNQVLLFKMFWYHENINRNEDASRLNTILFVPPSQTLNKSIFYEEGFIIAFDREYLQEDDKEFSIDVFNLFNSDEQNRKLIISKEVEDNLNHVMQLMRFEVDNEFGSFLVLKPLVKVFLLQLIRLSQNKFLKQDVHQKRIYQFLMLLEENFITQRKCSFYANHLGLSAKRLNQILNTKMNTTVTQQIHSRLLLEAKRMLVESELTIKEIAYNLQFNDHSYFSRFFKKNSGFTPEEYKKHN
- a CDS encoding TetR/AcrR family transcriptional regulator; this translates as MSTKEKILESARFLYNKYGIDNITTRDIAKDIAISAGNLHYHFKHTEDILIQLFHAFEKEFDTLMATLQNQHHFSLDSLNQFIVDSVVLVHKYKFVPLNFQSLSQKNQKIRSAYIDINKRRKVEFLEIFLQLVQKKIFRKDIPEKQFLYLVRQIFIVGDFWIAYNEASFRKEGKEAVREHCKMLKSLFYPYLTTPQTLF
- a CDS encoding HU family DNA-binding protein gives rise to the protein MNKSELIDLLASKSGTTKTDAAKVLDAFTQSVTETLAGGDSITLIGFGTFSVSERSARDGRNPQTGETIKIKASKVAKFKAGKAVSEALNVKPKKKTKK
- a CDS encoding JAB domain-containing protein, yielding MKKYSTIQELENEQSHWSELQEVKLSYRNKLKASQRPKINQSEDALTLFRSVWNENEMELVESFKMLLMNNANRVLGVYHSSTGGSTGTIVDIRILLTVALKCNSCKLIVAHNHPSGNLTPSQADLKMTEKLKEAAKLMDITLLDHLILTTDSYQSFADEGLL
- a CDS encoding helix-turn-helix transcriptional regulator; its protein translation is MEKLFIPTEEDFRRWIAEALESSLRKLPQILKTPMNEPEKLLNRKEVAGIFQISLVTLHQWMHQGLPFHKQGGRVYFLRSEVMHYLKDKNPKQLQNRIA
- a CDS encoding plasmid mobilization protein, whose protein sequence is MEAHNPNRIHRINFRLTEAEHQKILASWQKSSDHKLSDYGRKLLLGKPVTFFIRDRSLDLFTAEMARLRKELKALGNNFNQIVRRINGLKELPRYEFWLQDAKRKQEILLEITKDIQQQINKNASIWYQRSSQEKASEEP
- a CDS encoding relaxase/mobilization nuclease domain-containing protein — encoded protein: MVSKIITGKSIRGALNYNEKKVKEAEAFPLDCNGYSKSIFQLSFSEKLLTLERQVALNERIKTNCLHISLNFDPSEKLSPQKLAEVTSFYMEELGFGEQPYLVYQHIDVGHPHVHIITTNVQEDGTAISLHNIGRIKSEVARKKTELEFGLVKAEDHKNKKEEQRIKPVVAQKVIYGKGETKAAIANVVKSVMRDYRFTSLAGFNAVLKGYNVQAYRGEPRTTMFEKGGLAYSVLDRNGKRIGVPVKASDLSARPTLKNLEKVFQQKKDFTGHYYRKIREAIDKAISSNLPNLKALESELKKEQIEMVIYQNKQMVYGIAFTDHTSKVVVNGSELGRNYSAKRIQEQLGIRGLLERKQNMLDQERLSAYAKGILTQGNAANALSYIYSNGLKLEASNGKYQNLDYRLSFQDQKGNSSIGLYGKTRTYLEERNITPELCAHLNNHVQDNGIKLIQDYIHGLFAQQFETLFGHIIQDKKKSKRRINW